One Xyrauchen texanus isolate HMW12.3.18 chromosome 2, RBS_HiC_50CHRs, whole genome shotgun sequence genomic window carries:
- the ltb4r gene encoding leukotriene B4 receptor 1 isoform X2 translates to MANLVSMDTPALSGPPPSSTVSTSSSTKSLSLSHQIGMTILVLAFMFGFPGNLFVIWSVLCRVRHRSVTCLLILNLAVADALVLLSAPLFLRYLAGGKGWEFGAALCKTIHYLCCVNMFASIYLICLMSIDRWLAVSRPFLSQRMRTKRRLLSIMLGIWVMAFLMALPMPFYRTLRQIIPSGSINVCEPYHWNNTGHEIFQYLSETLLGFLLPFIFILVCYISVICRLRSAMFQRKGRGNFLIILIIGAFAVFWLPYHLINILQVIGVIQGSSLLLKVAKVARPNVTAFAFMSSSVNPILYVFAGSSHIRQAGLGFMAKLFEGTNSELNSSRSTRSCRSSNAESSVLTKLSFKLSRKGDEARAETPDGEEGTTTDMHRRDKIMTLTTLH, encoded by the exons ATGGCCAACCTTGTTTCCATGGATACTCCAGCCCTATCTGGCCCACCCCCATCTTCCACTGTGTCGACTTCATCTTCCacaaagtctctctctctgtctcatcaGATTGGAATGACTATCCTGGTCCTCGCCTTTATGTTTGGTTTCCCTGGCAACCTGTTTGTGATATGGTCGGTTTTGTGTCGAGTCCGTCACCGCTCCGTCACTTGTCTGTTGATTCTGAATCTGGCGGTGGCTGACGCTCTGGTGCTGTTGAGTGCCCCGCTGTTTCTCAGGTACCTGGCAGGTGGAAAAGGATGGGAGTTTGGAGCTGCACTTTGCAAAACTATTCATTacctgtgctgtgtgaacatGTTTGCATCCATTTACCTGATATGTCTGATGAGCATAGACCGCTGGCTGGCCGTCTCAAGGCCTTTTCTGTCTCAGAGGATGAGGACCAAGAGAAGACTGTTGTCGATCATGTTGGGCATCTGGGTGATGGCTTTTCTGATGGCTTTGCCCATGCCATTCTAtcg TACTCTGCGGCAGATAATTCCAAGTGGGTCCATAAATGTGTGTGAGCCGTACCACTGGAACAACACAGGACATGAAATCTTTCAGTACCTTTCCGAGACTCTGCTGGGTTTCCTACTGCCCTTCATATTTATCCTGGTCTGCTATATCTCAGTGATCTGTCGGCTACGCAGTGCCATGTTCCAGCGCAAAGGAAGAGGAAActtcctcatcatcctcatcatcggAGCTTTTGCTGTTTTCTGGCTGCCATATCACCTCATCAATATCCTACAG gTGATTGGTGTGATCCAGGGTTCCTCTTTACTTTTAAAAGTGGCAAAAGTCGCCCGTCCCAACGTGACAGCATTTGCGTTCATGAGCAGCAGTGTGAACCCAATTCTTTATGTTTTTGCGGGCAGCTCTCACATTCGTCAGGCTGGTCTAGGCTTTATGGCTAAATTGTTTGAGGGCACCAACTCGGAGTTAAACTCCAGCCGCAGCACTAGGTCCTGTCGCAGCTCGAATGCAGAGAGTTCAGTTCTCACCAAGCTGTCCTTCAAGCTGAGTCGCAAAGGGGACGAAGCAAGAGCGGAGACCCCTGATGGGGAGGAAGGGACCACAACAGATATGCATAGGAGGGATAAAATTATGACTCTGACCACCCTGCATTGA
- the ltb4r gene encoding leukotriene B4 receptor 1 isoform X1: MLSFHLQDCMQKRPLSLGANTPPTPPTLQIFIPFLIILSTKHMANLVSMDTPALSGPPPSSTVSTSSSTKSLSLSHQIGMTILVLAFMFGFPGNLFVIWSVLCRVRHRSVTCLLILNLAVADALVLLSAPLFLRYLAGGKGWEFGAALCKTIHYLCCVNMFASIYLICLMSIDRWLAVSRPFLSQRMRTKRRLLSIMLGIWVMAFLMALPMPFYRTLRQIIPSGSINVCEPYHWNNTGHEIFQYLSETLLGFLLPFIFILVCYISVICRLRSAMFQRKGRGNFLIILIIGAFAVFWLPYHLINILQVIGVIQGSSLLLKVAKVARPNVTAFAFMSSSVNPILYVFAGSSHIRQAGLGFMAKLFEGTNSELNSSRSTRSCRSSNAESSVLTKLSFKLSRKGDEARAETPDGEEGTTTDMHRRDKIMTLTTLH; encoded by the exons CAAATACTCCACCAACACCACCAACTTTACAGATTTTCATTCCATTCCTCATAATTTTGTCTACCAAACATATGGCCAACCTTGTTTCCATGGATACTCCAGCCCTATCTGGCCCACCCCCATCTTCCACTGTGTCGACTTCATCTTCCacaaagtctctctctctgtctcatcaGATTGGAATGACTATCCTGGTCCTCGCCTTTATGTTTGGTTTCCCTGGCAACCTGTTTGTGATATGGTCGGTTTTGTGTCGAGTCCGTCACCGCTCCGTCACTTGTCTGTTGATTCTGAATCTGGCGGTGGCTGACGCTCTGGTGCTGTTGAGTGCCCCGCTGTTTCTCAGGTACCTGGCAGGTGGAAAAGGATGGGAGTTTGGAGCTGCACTTTGCAAAACTATTCATTacctgtgctgtgtgaacatGTTTGCATCCATTTACCTGATATGTCTGATGAGCATAGACCGCTGGCTGGCCGTCTCAAGGCCTTTTCTGTCTCAGAGGATGAGGACCAAGAGAAGACTGTTGTCGATCATGTTGGGCATCTGGGTGATGGCTTTTCTGATGGCTTTGCCCATGCCATTCTAtcg TACTCTGCGGCAGATAATTCCAAGTGGGTCCATAAATGTGTGTGAGCCGTACCACTGGAACAACACAGGACATGAAATCTTTCAGTACCTTTCCGAGACTCTGCTGGGTTTCCTACTGCCCTTCATATTTATCCTGGTCTGCTATATCTCAGTGATCTGTCGGCTACGCAGTGCCATGTTCCAGCGCAAAGGAAGAGGAAActtcctcatcatcctcatcatcggAGCTTTTGCTGTTTTCTGGCTGCCATATCACCTCATCAATATCCTACAG gTGATTGGTGTGATCCAGGGTTCCTCTTTACTTTTAAAAGTGGCAAAAGTCGCCCGTCCCAACGTGACAGCATTTGCGTTCATGAGCAGCAGTGTGAACCCAATTCTTTATGTTTTTGCGGGCAGCTCTCACATTCGTCAGGCTGGTCTAGGCTTTATGGCTAAATTGTTTGAGGGCACCAACTCGGAGTTAAACTCCAGCCGCAGCACTAGGTCCTGTCGCAGCTCGAATGCAGAGAGTTCAGTTCTCACCAAGCTGTCCTTCAAGCTGAGTCGCAAAGGGGACGAAGCAAGAGCGGAGACCCCTGATGGGGAGGAAGGGACCACAACAGATATGCATAGGAGGGATAAAATTATGACTCTGACCACCCTGCATTGA